A stretch of Myxococcus hansupus DNA encodes these proteins:
- a CDS encoding diguanylate cyclase has protein sequence MAGDETRVTKISTLNVHAHRSTECCLVQIHGPELGKKYLIEDAELTIGRDQHNHIVVDLDNVSRRHARILGRGGKMLVEDLGSTNGTFLNDQEVLQASPLRSGDLVKVGGSIFKFLDGDNIETQYHETIYTLTIADGLTGINNKRYFLEYLEKEMGRSTRYQRSLTLMIFDIDHFKQINDVHGHLAGDYVLRELAQSIKRLVRREQCFARYGGEEFAIVLPEDGPDKARLFAEKIRRLIEGKSFVYDDKEIPVTISIGVAEQMADMLEPTHFIKVADANLYKAKKSGRNRVVG, from the coding sequence ATGGCCGGCGACGAAACCCGCGTCACCAAGATTTCAACGCTCAACGTGCATGCCCACCGCAGCACGGAGTGTTGCCTCGTGCAGATTCACGGACCGGAGCTCGGCAAGAAGTACCTCATCGAGGATGCCGAGCTCACCATCGGACGTGATCAGCACAACCACATCGTTGTGGACCTGGACAACGTGTCCCGCCGCCACGCCCGGATTCTGGGGCGTGGGGGGAAGATGCTCGTCGAGGACCTGGGCTCCACCAACGGTACCTTCCTCAATGACCAGGAAGTGCTTCAGGCCTCGCCGCTGCGCAGCGGGGACCTGGTCAAGGTGGGAGGCTCCATCTTCAAATTCCTCGATGGCGACAACATCGAGACCCAGTACCACGAGACCATCTACACGCTGACCATCGCGGACGGCCTCACCGGCATCAACAACAAGAGGTACTTCCTGGAGTACCTCGAGAAGGAGATGGGCCGGTCGACGCGGTATCAGCGCTCGTTGACGCTGATGATTTTCGACATCGACCACTTCAAGCAGATCAACGACGTCCACGGCCACCTCGCCGGGGACTACGTGCTGCGTGAGCTGGCCCAGTCCATCAAGCGTCTGGTGCGCCGGGAGCAGTGCTTCGCCCGCTACGGCGGCGAGGAGTTCGCCATCGTCCTTCCCGAGGACGGGCCGGACAAGGCGCGCCTGTTCGCGGAGAAGATTCGCCGGCTCATCGAAGGGAAGTCCTTCGTCTACGACGACAAGGAAATCCCGGTCACCATCTCCATCGGCGTGGCCGAGCAGATGGCGGACATGCTGGAGCCGACGCACTTCATCAAGGTGGCGGACGCCAACCTGTACAAGGCGAAGAAGTCGGGCCGTAACCGCGTGGTGGGCTAG
- a CDS encoding NAD-dependent epimerase/dehydratase family protein, which yields MKLLVTGGTGFLGTHLVPRLVAAGHEVRLIGRSQPSGAPYAGTEYVPGDLKNRDAVRRALEGVDAVYHLAGLVSFQPKDARKMFELHVDSTRELLSDVREAGVKRVVLASTSGTIAVSKEERVLDESADYPITVVGRWPYYLSKIYEEKLALAYCRKHAIPLVVLNPSLLMGPGDDRLSSTWTVVKFLNREIPAMPGGGISFVDARDAADAFVQALTRGELYGRHLMGVNLSMTDFFQRLERLSGVPAPKLKLPSQLNVLGGKLLERWAKVRGTTPTLDPQEIDIGEHWFWLNASKAEAELGFRARDITETLSETVQHIYGKMPPTCLPGTKGRLAELRENT from the coding sequence GTGAAGCTGCTGGTAACGGGAGGCACGGGCTTTCTGGGCACGCACCTGGTGCCCAGGCTGGTGGCGGCGGGCCACGAGGTGCGGCTCATCGGCCGCTCGCAGCCGTCGGGCGCGCCGTACGCCGGGACGGAGTACGTGCCCGGTGACTTGAAGAACCGGGACGCGGTCCGCCGCGCGCTGGAAGGCGTGGACGCCGTCTACCACCTGGCGGGGCTCGTCTCCTTCCAGCCGAAGGACGCGCGGAAGATGTTCGAGCTGCACGTGGACAGCACGCGCGAGCTGCTGAGCGACGTGCGCGAGGCCGGCGTGAAGCGCGTGGTGCTGGCCTCCACCTCCGGCACCATCGCCGTGTCGAAGGAGGAGCGCGTCCTCGACGAGAGCGCCGACTACCCGATTACGGTGGTGGGCCGGTGGCCCTACTACCTGTCCAAAATCTACGAGGAGAAGCTGGCCCTCGCGTACTGCCGCAAGCACGCCATCCCCCTGGTGGTGCTCAACCCCAGCCTGCTGATGGGGCCCGGGGATGACCGGCTGTCCTCCACGTGGACGGTGGTGAAGTTCCTCAACCGCGAGATTCCGGCCATGCCGGGCGGCGGCATCTCCTTCGTGGACGCGCGCGACGCGGCGGACGCCTTCGTCCAGGCGCTCACCCGGGGCGAGCTGTACGGCCGGCACCTCATGGGCGTGAATCTGTCCATGACGGACTTCTTCCAGCGGCTGGAGCGCCTGTCCGGCGTGCCCGCGCCGAAGCTGAAGCTGCCGTCCCAGCTCAACGTGCTCGGTGGGAAGCTGCTGGAGCGCTGGGCCAAGGTGCGCGGCACCACGCCCACGCTGGACCCGCAGGAAATCGACATCGGTGAGCACTGGTTCTGGTTGAACGCGTCCAAGGCGGAGGCCGAGCTCGGCTTCCGCGCGCGCGACATCACGGAGACGCTCTCCGAGACGGTGCAGCACATCTACGGGAAGATGCCGCCCACGTGCCTGCCGGGCACCAAGGGCCGGCTGGCCGAGCTGCGCGAGAACACCTGA
- a CDS encoding NAD-dependent epimerase/dehydratase family protein, with the protein MRVLITGAGGFLGTWLAKALAARGDTVTCLLRPHGDASGLAGVAYTRAEGDVTLPATLAAAVAGQDVVFHLAGVRRGATRDDFMRVNAEGTRNLCDAMVAAGHRPRLVHAGSLAASGPSTPTRPHVEEDPFHPYEWYGESKAEAERIVFSYADRLPVTVCRPPRIMGPWDKENLAFFKLAQRGIRLELTGGPRPLTLVDVEDVVALMLIQATHPAALGEAFFCAGPSAPLSLETIQEVGAQALGLNPRTVRLRPGVLKGLAAAADGVSRLTGRKLALNRKLARQLLAPAWTCSGAKAERLLGFQPRHDPVESIRRSALWYREQGWL; encoded by the coding sequence ATGAGAGTCCTCATCACCGGTGCTGGCGGGTTCCTGGGGACGTGGCTGGCCAAGGCCCTGGCGGCGCGCGGCGACACAGTCACATGCCTGTTGCGCCCTCACGGGGACGCCTCCGGGCTCGCCGGGGTGGCGTACACACGAGCGGAGGGGGACGTCACCCTCCCCGCCACGCTGGCGGCCGCGGTGGCCGGTCAGGACGTCGTGTTCCACCTCGCGGGCGTACGCCGCGGCGCGACACGCGACGACTTCATGCGCGTCAACGCGGAGGGCACCCGGAACCTCTGCGACGCCATGGTGGCCGCGGGCCACCGTCCCCGGCTGGTCCATGCGGGCTCGCTGGCCGCCAGCGGGCCCTCCACCCCCACCCGGCCCCATGTGGAGGAAGACCCCTTCCACCCCTATGAGTGGTACGGGGAGAGCAAGGCCGAGGCGGAGCGCATCGTCTTCTCCTACGCGGATCGGCTGCCGGTGACGGTGTGCCGTCCGCCTCGCATCATGGGCCCCTGGGACAAGGAGAACCTCGCGTTCTTCAAGCTGGCACAGCGCGGCATCCGGCTGGAGCTGACCGGCGGCCCCCGGCCCTTGACACTGGTGGACGTGGAGGACGTGGTGGCGTTGATGCTCATCCAGGCCACCCACCCGGCCGCGCTGGGCGAGGCCTTCTTCTGCGCGGGCCCCAGCGCCCCCCTGTCACTGGAGACCATCCAGGAGGTGGGGGCCCAGGCGCTGGGGCTGAACCCTCGCACGGTGCGCCTGCGTCCAGGCGTACTCAAGGGCCTGGCCGCGGCGGCGGACGGCGTGTCCCGGTTGACGGGGCGCAAGCTGGCCCTGAACCGGAAGCTGGCGCGGCAGCTCCTGGCGCCCGCTTGGACCTGCTCCGGGGCCAAGGCCGAACGGCTGCTGGGCTTTCAGCCCCGGCATGACCCGGTGGAGTCCATCCGCCGCAGCGCGCTGTGGTACCGGGAACAGGGGTGGCTGTAG
- a CDS encoding HAD family hydrolase, with amino-acid sequence MSAKAAFFDVDGTLVKTNVVHVYAYYAMNRGSVLGMAGRTLSTALSVPLFGVMDALDRKTFNEFFYRYYAGLSEDRLVTIAEDMFEDVLQPALFAQTQDLIDQARRSGCKIVLVTGALDFTMRPLARHLGADDLIANKMQFVGGKATGKVIPPIIEGANKANAIRAYCTKEGLSLDKCHGYSDSASDYAMLAVVGRPTAVNPDLRLRSIARAYNWPILDLK; translated from the coding sequence ATGTCCGCGAAAGCTGCCTTCTTCGATGTCGACGGGACGCTCGTGAAGACGAACGTCGTTCACGTCTACGCGTACTACGCGATGAACCGAGGCTCCGTCCTGGGAATGGCCGGACGGACCCTGAGCACCGCGCTCAGCGTGCCCCTGTTCGGCGTCATGGACGCGTTGGACCGCAAGACGTTCAACGAGTTCTTCTACCGGTACTACGCCGGCCTCAGCGAGGACCGCCTGGTCACCATCGCCGAGGACATGTTCGAGGACGTGCTCCAGCCCGCCCTCTTCGCGCAGACGCAGGACCTCATCGACCAGGCCCGCCGCAGCGGCTGCAAGATTGTGCTCGTCACGGGCGCGCTGGACTTCACCATGCGCCCGCTGGCCCGGCACCTGGGCGCCGACGACCTCATCGCCAACAAGATGCAGTTCGTGGGCGGCAAGGCGACGGGCAAGGTGATTCCGCCCATCATCGAAGGCGCGAACAAGGCCAACGCCATCCGCGCCTACTGCACCAAGGAAGGCCTGTCGCTGGACAAGTGCCACGGCTACTCCGACAGCGCCTCTGACTACGCCATGCTCGCGGTGGTGGGACGCCCCACCGCGGTGAACCCGGACCTGCGGCTGCGCTCCATCGCGCGCGCCTACAACTGGCCCATCCTCGACCTCAAGTAA
- a CDS encoding lactate racemase domain-containing protein yields the protein MRPFKTLQKLYDEESQVVITEKGSPPRVLFHGENFLQEDLPVGTRVIFPRPPLAGVPNVKAAIRYAINNPEGMEPLHALLKPGMRLTCVIDDISVPLPPMVTPDVRQTILEIVLELAADSGVDDIHLVIANALHRRMTEGEMKRMVGEKIFDAYYPDRYYNHDAEDPDGMVALERTSHGEEVSVNRRVAESDLIVYVNVNFVPMNGGHKSMGTGVSNYASLRHHHNPKTIRDSDSYMEPKTSALYKSNERIGRNIDKHLKVFHIETALNNRMFGGPTDFLAKKEEDYTEADRLKFQAMRFALSKVPRAAARKVLNSIPAPYDVTGVYAGATEPTHAKTLETSYKQYVVPVEGQSDIVIFPIPFISPYSVNSILNPLLVQVMGLGYFYNLNRGVPLVKKGGVLILLHPAYDEFDPEHHPSYIEFFHRLLPETRDSMKLEHKYEREFAENPSYVHLYRKGNAYHGVHPFYMWYWGENGRQHVGKVIVAGAENNHVPALMGWERTDTLTEAIEEARGFMGRSATISLLRIAPTVMVDVK from the coding sequence ATGCGCCCGTTCAAGACGCTCCAGAAGCTGTACGACGAGGAAAGCCAGGTCGTCATCACCGAGAAGGGCAGCCCGCCGCGCGTGCTGTTCCACGGTGAGAACTTCCTGCAGGAAGACCTTCCGGTGGGCACGCGCGTCATCTTCCCGCGCCCGCCCCTGGCCGGCGTGCCCAACGTCAAGGCCGCCATCCGCTACGCCATCAACAACCCGGAGGGCATGGAGCCGCTGCACGCGCTGCTCAAGCCGGGCATGCGGCTGACGTGCGTCATCGACGACATCAGCGTGCCGCTGCCGCCCATGGTGACGCCGGACGTGCGGCAGACCATCCTGGAAATCGTCCTGGAGCTGGCCGCTGACAGCGGCGTGGACGACATCCACCTGGTCATCGCCAACGCCCTCCACCGCCGGATGACGGAAGGCGAGATGAAGCGCATGGTGGGCGAGAAGATCTTCGACGCCTACTACCCGGACCGCTACTACAACCACGACGCGGAGGACCCGGACGGGATGGTCGCGCTGGAGCGCACGTCCCACGGCGAGGAGGTGTCGGTGAACCGCCGCGTGGCGGAGAGCGACCTCATCGTCTATGTGAATGTGAACTTCGTGCCCATGAACGGCGGGCACAAGTCCATGGGCACCGGCGTGTCCAACTACGCGTCGCTGCGCCACCACCACAACCCGAAGACCATCCGCGACTCCGACAGCTACATGGAGCCGAAGACGAGCGCGCTCTACAAGAGCAACGAGCGCATCGGGCGCAACATCGACAAGCACCTGAAGGTCTTCCACATCGAGACGGCGCTGAACAACCGCATGTTCGGCGGCCCCACCGACTTCCTGGCGAAGAAGGAAGAGGACTACACGGAGGCGGACCGGCTGAAGTTCCAGGCCATGCGCTTCGCGCTGTCCAAGGTGCCGCGCGCGGCGGCGCGCAAGGTGCTCAACTCCATCCCCGCGCCCTATGACGTGACGGGCGTCTACGCCGGGGCCACGGAGCCCACGCACGCGAAGACGCTGGAGACGAGCTACAAGCAGTACGTGGTGCCGGTGGAGGGACAGAGCGACATCGTCATCTTCCCCATCCCGTTCATCTCCCCGTACAGCGTCAACTCCATCCTCAACCCGCTGCTCGTGCAGGTGATGGGGCTGGGCTACTTCTACAACCTGAACCGCGGCGTGCCGCTGGTGAAGAAGGGGGGCGTGCTCATCCTCCTGCACCCGGCCTACGACGAGTTCGACCCGGAGCACCACCCCAGCTACATCGAGTTCTTCCACCGGCTGCTGCCGGAGACGCGCGACTCCATGAAGCTGGAGCACAAGTACGAGCGCGAGTTCGCGGAGAACCCCAGCTACGTGCACCTGTACCGCAAGGGCAACGCCTACCACGGCGTCCACCCCTTCTACATGTGGTACTGGGGCGAGAACGGCCGCCAGCACGTGGGCAAGGTCATCGTCGCGGGCGCGGAGAACAACCACGTCCCCGCCCTGATGGGCTGGGAGCGCACCGACACGCTCACCGAGGCCATTGAAGAGGCCCGCGGGTTCATGGGCCGCTCGGCCACCATCAGCCTGCTGCGCATCGCGCCCACGGTGATGGTGGACGTGAAGTGA
- a CDS encoding SWIB/MDM2 domain-containing protein: protein MAAKKAAAKKAPAAKKAPAAKKRTPNASFMKEMTPSAALAEIVGTKPLPRTEVVKKLWAYIKKQGLQDAKNKRQINADDKLKPIFGGKKNVTMFEMTALVNKQLS, encoded by the coding sequence ATGGCCGCCAAGAAAGCTGCTGCGAAGAAGGCTCCCGCTGCGAAGAAGGCCCCCGCCGCGAAGAAGCGCACGCCGAACGCGTCGTTCATGAAGGAAATGACGCCTTCCGCCGCGCTCGCTGAGATCGTCGGCACCAAGCCGCTTCCGCGCACCGAGGTTGTCAAGAAGCTCTGGGCCTACATCAAGAAGCAGGGCCTGCAGGACGCGAAGAACAAGCGGCAGATCAACGCCGACGACAAGCTCAAGCCCATCTTCGGTGGCAAGAAGAACGTCACCATGTTCGAGATGACGGCGCTGGTGAACAAGCAGCTGAGCTGA
- a CDS encoding AMP-binding protein produces MSPLSELNVTQTFTGKRLLFAGATGFVGKVTLSMLLTRYGNDLDKVYVLVRKGNTASAERRFFDKVAVSEPFQPLRDSLGDEGALAFIRQKVEVLDGDITDPWMGLEEAQVAELTGKVHAFINCAGLVSFNPSLEVGLNVNTHGLKFAAELALRWSVPLIHMSTAFVAGNRSGLVFEDEEVRGYFPKRDEMDGRDFSLEQELQDSARIVARLREQADDRALTSTFRKKALDRLVEEGRDTNDEKTLRLAVGRERKLWLSGELVRAGMERAAHWGWPNTYTYTKSLGEQVLAATPGLRYSIVRPSIVESARHFPFPGWNEGFTTSAPLAFAGIKGPGGIPAGESTILDIIPVDQVAGATIGITAHAMDVEERRIYQLASGDENPFYAGRSVELVGLYRRRYYRNRESGNALMNKLRSRIEPQPVSKQEFELFSAPMLLRGARFLKKAIDEVRPAWGAPAVQAMLDKAKVSLDEVDDNAQGIIALTELFLPFLYENRYVFRCDNTRSVYARMAHADRLKVPWDPEHIDWREYFLGTHLPGLEKWVFPGMESEREKRTVIPAHRDLLELMEATVHAYRHRVAFRMVAGEKEERFTYGEVHRYASRVGSFLLAAGIKHGDRVLLVSENRPEWGISYFGILRAGATVVPVDPGLSEAELVNIARRAEARACLVSEDAARDFPGLFAALGDGVTVASLAEAMTGDPAHPDRIGPVRKSAAADDLASIIFTSGTTGTPKGVMLTHRNFAALVAKLAGTFDIGVGDGVLSVLPLHHTFEFAAGFLTPFWRGAEITYIDELTSDRLGEVFETGRITAMVGVPALWQLLHRKITQEFASRPPFVEQALKALLATHGELRNRNNINLGKLLFWPVHRKFGGRIKVIVSGGSALPDDVHKAFHELGFNITEGYGLTEAAPVLAVTKPGNKRQPGTVGRALPGIELRILNPDNDGLGEVLAKGPNVMPGYFGDREATEAVLKDGWLHTGDLGRLDAEGQLYLMGRAKDVIIDHNGKNIYPDELEELYQDHPHIQELSIVGLPDEAGGEKVACLCVPDYGNRPREEVRRELEEHFRKVGAGMPFYRRVKVLRLWDGELPRTAKRSVKRKQVVEELKRQERMAASASKAREKVANPGMGGVGEWLFPLIAEVSHRPVADVRPDALLSGDLGFDSLMLTELSSALEAAGVPLPAVEDLTQVQTVEDLRKVVASSGKRPTAETRAKEISKENERAEEVEIPVPEVVADVGRQLLSFGQKVLYGGVFDVKVTGKPFIPKNRNFLVIANHSSHLDAGLVRVALEEQGERLVSLAARDYFFDTPLKRAWFENFTNLIPIERQGSLRESLRMAGEALRQGYNVLIFPEGTRSTTGELMEFKSTLGYLALTFHADVLPLYIGGAFDALPKGSVLPRTKTPLRVNIGPVLGHADLRTRVQGMARSEGYRYVTRIAEDAMRALRDGKVLNLERVDLPPPGAGTRRSKATEGKDS; encoded by the coding sequence ATGTCTCCGCTCTCCGAGCTGAACGTCACCCAGACCTTCACCGGCAAGCGCCTGCTCTTCGCGGGCGCCACCGGCTTCGTGGGCAAGGTGACGCTGTCCATGCTGTTGACCCGCTACGGGAACGACCTGGACAAGGTCTACGTGCTGGTCCGCAAGGGCAACACCGCCTCCGCCGAGCGCCGCTTCTTCGACAAGGTGGCCGTCAGCGAGCCCTTCCAGCCGCTGCGCGACAGCCTGGGGGACGAAGGCGCGCTGGCGTTCATCCGCCAGAAGGTGGAGGTGCTGGACGGCGACATCACCGACCCGTGGATGGGCCTGGAAGAGGCCCAGGTGGCGGAGCTCACCGGCAAGGTGCACGCGTTCATCAACTGCGCGGGCCTGGTGTCCTTCAATCCGTCGCTGGAGGTGGGCCTCAACGTCAACACCCACGGCCTGAAGTTCGCCGCGGAGCTGGCGCTGCGCTGGTCCGTGCCGCTGATTCACATGTCCACGGCCTTCGTGGCCGGCAACCGCAGCGGGCTCGTCTTCGAGGACGAGGAGGTTCGCGGCTACTTCCCCAAGCGGGACGAGATGGACGGGCGCGACTTCAGCCTGGAGCAGGAGCTCCAGGACTCGGCGCGCATCGTCGCGCGGCTGCGAGAGCAGGCCGATGACCGCGCCCTCACGTCCACCTTCCGCAAGAAGGCGTTGGACCGCCTGGTGGAAGAGGGCCGCGACACCAACGACGAGAAGACGCTGCGCCTGGCCGTCGGCCGTGAGCGCAAGCTGTGGCTCAGCGGCGAGCTGGTGCGCGCCGGCATGGAGCGCGCCGCCCACTGGGGCTGGCCCAACACGTACACGTACACCAAGTCCCTGGGTGAGCAGGTGCTCGCGGCCACGCCGGGCCTGCGCTACTCCATCGTCCGGCCCTCCATCGTGGAGAGCGCGCGGCACTTCCCCTTCCCGGGATGGAACGAGGGCTTCACCACCTCCGCTCCGCTCGCCTTCGCGGGCATCAAGGGCCCGGGCGGCATCCCCGCGGGTGAGAGCACCATCCTGGACATCATCCCGGTGGACCAGGTGGCGGGCGCCACCATTGGCATCACCGCGCACGCCATGGACGTGGAGGAGCGGCGCATCTACCAGCTCGCGTCCGGCGACGAGAATCCGTTCTACGCCGGCCGCTCGGTGGAGCTGGTGGGCCTGTACCGGCGCCGCTACTACCGCAACCGCGAGTCCGGCAACGCGCTGATGAACAAGCTGCGCTCGCGCATCGAGCCGCAGCCGGTCAGCAAGCAGGAGTTCGAGCTGTTCAGCGCGCCCATGCTGTTGCGCGGCGCGCGCTTCTTGAAGAAGGCCATCGACGAGGTGCGGCCCGCGTGGGGCGCGCCCGCCGTCCAGGCCATGCTGGACAAGGCCAAGGTGTCGCTGGACGAGGTGGACGACAACGCCCAGGGCATCATCGCCCTGACGGAGCTGTTCCTCCCCTTCCTCTACGAGAACCGCTACGTCTTCCGCTGCGACAACACGCGCTCCGTCTACGCGCGCATGGCGCACGCGGACCGGCTGAAGGTGCCCTGGGACCCGGAGCACATCGACTGGCGCGAGTACTTCCTGGGGACCCACCTCCCCGGCCTGGAGAAGTGGGTCTTCCCGGGCATGGAGTCGGAGCGCGAGAAGCGCACCGTCATCCCCGCGCACCGCGACCTGCTGGAGCTGATGGAAGCCACGGTGCATGCGTACCGGCACCGCGTGGCCTTCCGCATGGTGGCGGGCGAGAAGGAAGAGCGCTTCACCTACGGCGAGGTGCACCGCTACGCCTCACGCGTGGGCAGCTTCCTGCTGGCCGCGGGCATCAAGCACGGGGACCGCGTGCTGCTGGTGTCGGAGAACCGGCCTGAGTGGGGCATCAGCTATTTCGGCATCCTGCGCGCGGGCGCCACCGTCGTGCCGGTGGACCCGGGCCTCAGCGAGGCGGAGCTGGTCAACATCGCCCGCCGGGCGGAGGCGCGCGCGTGCCTCGTCTCCGAGGACGCGGCCCGGGACTTCCCCGGCCTCTTCGCCGCGCTGGGTGACGGCGTCACCGTGGCCAGCCTCGCGGAGGCGATGACGGGCGACCCGGCGCACCCGGACCGCATCGGGCCGGTGCGCAAGTCCGCCGCCGCGGACGACCTGGCCAGCATCATCTTCACCTCCGGCACCACGGGCACGCCCAAGGGCGTGATGCTCACCCACCGCAACTTCGCCGCGCTGGTGGCGAAGCTGGCGGGGACCTTCGACATCGGCGTGGGCGACGGCGTGCTGTCCGTGCTGCCGCTGCACCACACCTTCGAGTTCGCCGCCGGCTTCCTCACCCCGTTCTGGCGCGGGGCGGAAATCACGTACATCGACGAGCTCACGTCGGACCGGCTGGGCGAGGTGTTCGAGACGGGCCGCATCACCGCCATGGTGGGCGTGCCGGCGCTGTGGCAGCTCCTGCACCGCAAAATCACGCAGGAGTTCGCCAGCCGCCCGCCCTTCGTGGAACAGGCGCTCAAGGCGCTGCTGGCCACCCACGGCGAGCTGCGCAACCGCAACAACATCAACCTGGGCAAGCTGCTGTTCTGGCCGGTGCACCGCAAGTTCGGCGGGCGCATCAAGGTCATCGTGTCGGGCGGGTCCGCGCTGCCGGACGACGTGCACAAGGCCTTCCACGAGCTGGGCTTCAACATCACGGAGGGCTACGGCCTGACGGAGGCCGCGCCGGTGCTGGCGGTGACGAAGCCCGGCAACAAGCGTCAGCCCGGCACGGTGGGCCGCGCGCTGCCCGGCATCGAGCTGCGCATCCTCAACCCGGACAACGACGGCCTGGGCGAGGTGTTGGCCAAGGGCCCCAACGTCATGCCCGGCTACTTCGGCGACCGCGAGGCCACCGAGGCGGTGCTCAAGGACGGCTGGCTGCACACGGGCGATTTGGGACGTCTGGACGCGGAGGGCCAGTTGTATCTGATGGGCCGCGCGAAGGACGTCATCATCGACCACAATGGGAAGAACATCTACCCGGACGAGCTGGAGGAGCTGTACCAGGACCACCCGCACATCCAGGAGCTGTCCATCGTCGGCCTGCCGGACGAGGCGGGCGGCGAGAAGGTGGCGTGCCTGTGCGTGCCCGACTACGGCAACCGCCCGCGCGAGGAGGTCCGCCGCGAGTTGGAGGAGCACTTCCGCAAGGTGGGCGCGGGCATGCCCTTCTACCGGCGCGTGAAGGTGCTGCGCCTGTGGGACGGCGAGCTGCCCCGCACCGCCAAGCGCAGCGTGAAGCGCAAGCAGGTGGTGGAGGAGCTCAAGCGCCAGGAGCGCATGGCGGCCAGCGCCAGCAAGGCGCGCGAGAAGGTGGCGAACCCGGGCATGGGTGGGGTGGGCGAATGGCTCTTCCCGCTCATCGCGGAGGTCAGCCACCGGCCGGTGGCCGACGTGCGCCCGGACGCGCTGCTCAGCGGTGACCTCGGCTTCGACTCGCTGATGCTCACCGAGCTGTCCTCCGCGCTGGAGGCCGCGGGCGTGCCCCTGCCCGCGGTGGAGGACCTGACGCAGGTGCAGACGGTGGAGGACCTGCGCAAGGTGGTGGCCTCCTCCGGCAAGCGCCCCACCGCGGAGACGCGCGCGAAGGAGATCTCCAAGGAGAACGAGCGCGCCGAAGAGGTGGAGATTCCCGTTCCCGAAGTCGTGGCGGACGTGGGCCGGCAGCTCCTGTCCTTCGGGCAGAAGGTGCTCTACGGCGGCGTGTTCGACGTGAAGGTGACGGGCAAGCCCTTCATCCCCAAGAATCGCAACTTCCTCGTCATCGCCAACCACTCCAGCCACCTGGACGCGGGCCTGGTTCGCGTGGCGCTGGAGGAGCAAGGCGAGCGGCTGGTGTCGCTGGCGGCGCGTGACTACTTCTTCGACACGCCGCTCAAGCGCGCGTGGTTCGAGAACTTCACCAACCTGATTCCCATTGAGCGGCAGGGCTCGCTGCGCGAGTCGCTGCGCATGGCGGGTGAGGCGCTGCGGCAGGGCTACAACGTCCTCATCTTCCCGGAGGGCACGCGCTCCACCACCGGCGAGCTGATGGAGTTCAAGTCCACGCTGGGCTACCTGGCGCTCACCTTCCACGCGGACGTGCTGCCGCTCTACATCGGCGGCGCCTTCGACGCGCTCCCCAAGGGCAGCGTGCTGCCGAGGACGAAGACGCCTCTGCGGGTGAACATCGGCCCGGTGCTGGGCCATGCGGACCTGCGCACGCGGGTGCAGGGCATGGCGCGCTCGGAGGGCTACCGCTACGTCACCCGCATCGCGGAGGACGCCATGCGGGCGCTGCGCGACGGCAAGGTGCTCAACCTGGAGCGGGTGGACCTGCCTCCGCCCGGCGCCGGCACCCGCAGGTCCAAGGCCACGGAAGGGAAGGACTCGTGA